The following proteins are co-located in the Methanomassiliicoccales archaeon genome:
- a CDS encoding NAD(P)/FAD-dependent oxidoreductase yields MSRRSILIIGGGIAGLSTGCYAQMNGYDTTILEMHDRPGGMCTSWQRKGYTFDYCIHNLAGTRPGSGLSQMWDELGAFKGTEVIDHEVFQRVESCDGKEFNLYCDLDRLERHMKEISPDDSKVIDEFVNAARSFSKIDFFGMGTGGFKLGMISKMGKLMKYSKMTIEEFSSKFKDPFLRRAFRTVQYNMSEIPMTVILVFMSGFDNGDLGWPKGGSFEFSRRIESRFIELGGEIRYRHKVKRIIVDNNRAVGVEMEDGSEQIADIVISAADGYSTIFGMLDGRYLNDRINSYYEAIPKNEPFGIEVNLGVNRDVSSEPHAITLLLETPLKIEDREEDSIYLELFDNDSGLCPKGKGIIKADLVGSYEYWKALRTDLERYRAEKDEIARRVIDILEERFPGLRDQVEVVDVTTPVTCERYTGNLHGYQPWPSKVHTRKVMKEGLSRTLPGLEGFFMVGQWAGATVGVSTVALMGRDTIEKLCRMDKKRFVSQIV; encoded by the coding sequence ATGTCACGCAGATCGATCTTGATCATTGGAGGGGGCATCGCCGGTCTGTCGACCGGATGCTATGCCCAAATGAATGGATACGATACCACTATCCTTGAAATGCATGACCGCCCTGGGGGCATGTGTACCTCTTGGCAAAGGAAAGGCTACACATTCGATTACTGCATCCATAATTTGGCGGGAACAAGACCCGGTTCCGGATTGAGTCAGATGTGGGATGAACTGGGTGCGTTCAAGGGGACGGAGGTGATCGACCACGAGGTCTTCCAACGGGTGGAATCCTGCGACGGAAAGGAGTTCAACCTGTACTGTGACCTAGACCGTTTGGAAAGGCATATGAAGGAAATATCTCCCGATGATTCCAAGGTCATCGATGAGTTCGTGAACGCGGCGCGATCCTTCTCCAAGATAGACTTCTTCGGAATGGGCACGGGCGGCTTCAAGCTGGGCATGATCAGCAAGATGGGTAAGCTCATGAAGTACAGCAAGATGACGATCGAGGAGTTCTCCAGCAAATTCAAGGATCCCTTCCTGAGAAGGGCGTTCCGAACGGTCCAGTACAATATGTCGGAGATCCCAATGACGGTCATTCTGGTATTCATGTCCGGCTTTGACAATGGAGACCTTGGATGGCCCAAGGGAGGTTCATTCGAATTCAGCAGGCGGATCGAGTCCCGCTTCATAGAGCTGGGTGGGGAGATTAGGTACCGCCATAAAGTAAAGAGGATAATCGTGGACAACAACCGAGCTGTGGGGGTGGAGATGGAGGACGGGTCGGAGCAGATCGCCGATATCGTGATCTCCGCGGCCGATGGTTATTCCACAATATTCGGGATGCTCGATGGCCGATACCTGAACGACAGGATCAACTCCTACTACGAGGCCATACCAAAGAACGAACCGTTCGGCATAGAGGTCAATCTGGGAGTGAATCGCGATGTCTCCAGCGAACCGCACGCCATCACCCTACTTCTCGAGACCCCTCTCAAGATAGAGGACAGGGAGGAAGATTCAATCTACCTCGAGCTCTTCGACAACGATAGCGGATTGTGCCCCAAGGGCAAGGGTATCATCAAGGCCGATCTGGTGGGTAGTTACGAGTACTGGAAGGCGCTCCGCACCGACCTGGAGAGGTACCGTGCGGAGAAGGACGAGATTGCCAGGCGCGTGATCGATATCCTCGAGGAGAGGTTCCCCGGGTTGAGGGACCAGGTCGAGGTCGTGGATGTCACCACTCCCGTGACCTGCGAGAGGTACACCGGCAACCTTCATGGGTATCAGCCATGGCCATCAAAGGTGCACACCAGGAAAGTCATGAAGGAGGGTCTGAGCAGGACGCTACCAGGACTCGAAGGTTTCTTCATGGTCGGCCAGTGGGCCGGAGCCACCGTCGGCGTGAGCACCGTAGCCCTCATGGGAAGGGACACGATCGAGAAGCTGTGCAGGATGGACAAGAAGAGATTCGTGAGCCAGATTGTTTGA
- a CDS encoding Rieske 2Fe-2S domain-containing protein: protein MAKVKVAAKSELGTNKMMGLDLQGRYILLVNINGEYHAIDGLCSHLKGRLWEGSLMGNIVKCPRHGAEFDILTGRAVKKPRIPLAKAKNLNKYEVTVEGDDIFLDL from the coding sequence ATGGCCAAGGTCAAAGTGGCAGCGAAATCGGAGCTTGGTACGAACAAGATGATGGGGCTGGACCTGCAGGGTAGATACATTCTTCTGGTGAATATAAATGGGGAGTATCATGCGATCGATGGGCTTTGCTCCCACCTCAAGGGAAGGCTCTGGGAAGGAAGCTTGATGGGTAACATCGTCAAGTGCCCACGGCACGGGGCAGAATTCGATATTCTAACAGGCAGGGCTGTCAAGAAGCCGAGGATCCCACTCGCCAAGGCCAAGAACCTGAACAAGTACGAGGTGACTGTGGAAGGGGACGACATATTTCTTGACCTTTGA
- a CDS encoding nitroreductase: MEVWEAIETRRSIRAYQPDPIPDDVLNRILEAGRLSPSAVNRQPWHFVIVRDENMRGKLAKNARFGKFIKESPVVIVACGDTENSSKWYMVDTAIAVQQMVLMATSEGIGSCWIGSMDKSEVSELLSIPEKWEVVAMLTLGYPRKKMNLGAKIIGAHRRKSLDEITSWELFGSPLH; encoded by the coding sequence TTGGAGGTTTGGGAAGCAATAGAGACCCGTCGTTCTATCAGAGCATATCAACCCGATCCCATCCCAGATGATGTCCTGAATAGGATTCTTGAGGCAGGCAGGCTCTCTCCATCAGCTGTAAACAGACAACCCTGGCACTTCGTGATCGTCAGGGACGAGAACATGAGAGGCAAGTTGGCCAAGAACGCGAGGTTCGGCAAGTTCATCAAGGAGTCGCCTGTGGTGATTGTCGCTTGCGGTGATACTGAAAATTCTTCCAAGTGGTATATGGTGGACACAGCCATCGCCGTCCAGCAGATGGTGCTGATGGCTACCTCGGAGGGCATTGGCAGCTGCTGGATTGGAAGCATGGACAAATCCGAGGTAAGTGAACTCCTGTCCATACCTGAGAAGTGGGAGGTCGTGGCCATGCTGACACTTGGATACCCTCGGAAGAAGATGAATCTCGGTGCAAAGATCATCGGTGCGCACCGGAGAAAATCGCTGGACGAGATCACTAGCTGGGAACTCTTTGGCTCACCCTTGCACTGA
- a CDS encoding AAA family ATPase, translated as MHQESKPSPRTRKLVVTGDAAIDWLQWKCQVRQDEGEQNWLAGPVFKMVPRPGGSLLLAKMVEAATSAQVIGQEVKDLSDVSSEDVLHSMAEVGVFSLSNLDKDQGELVYRVEKFEGYSGPRSCVLSPLTISRDIDEVDIVVLDDSGNGFRDRPEVWPSVLDGESKPLVIVKMNRPLAEGPLWEHLVEENGENLVTVVNANSLRLCGINISRRLSWERTAQDFEWHAYHDPVITQLMRSRYLVVMFGIEGAILCHKDQQTMMNTLYYDPMVMEDDYKDDWPGQMQGLTSAFVSALTARLFQDGMEVIGKGVQDGLAAARRLFLHGYGSPPDEPDYLLKEIFESHQTDPLFTSIDIPSLSEGKGRHWTILDELAGEELEEIAYKLVIEGAVSPMIRVPVASFGELRTVDRTEIESYKSIMNLLDEYLSKRDVTTPLSIAVFGQPGSGKTYGVTQISKSLQPDKIEKLEFNVSQFRSLDDLVNAFHKVQSTGLEGKIPLVFFDEFDCFYGQRKGWLKYFLAPMQDGIFRDGETFHPIGKSIFVFAGGTSHTFEDFFTEYTDENDFNDMEEARHAWEEWDQFCEAKGPDFVSRLRGYVNIMGINPANKTDRCYMIRRAMILRSILRAKAGHIFDKDGKALINPGVIRALIKVRRYKHGVRSMEAVIDMSLLSDRQEFEPAALPPKDQLYLHVDADHFLELVLEDE; from the coding sequence ATGCATCAGGAATCTAAACCATCGCCTCGAACCAGGAAGCTAGTGGTCACGGGTGATGCCGCAATAGACTGGCTCCAATGGAAATGCCAGGTTCGTCAGGATGAGGGGGAGCAGAACTGGCTTGCCGGGCCTGTGTTCAAGATGGTGCCCAGACCGGGAGGCTCACTTCTCCTAGCAAAGATGGTGGAAGCCGCTACCAGTGCCCAGGTGATCGGGCAGGAAGTGAAGGACCTATCTGACGTGTCCTCGGAGGATGTCCTCCACTCAATGGCAGAGGTGGGGGTGTTTTCCCTCTCAAATCTGGATAAGGACCAGGGAGAATTGGTATACCGGGTGGAGAAATTCGAGGGGTACTCTGGACCCAGAAGTTGCGTACTCTCTCCTCTCACCATTAGCAGAGATATCGATGAGGTCGATATTGTCGTCCTGGACGATAGTGGAAACGGTTTTCGTGATCGGCCGGAGGTCTGGCCTTCTGTCCTTGATGGAGAATCGAAGCCCTTGGTGATCGTGAAGATGAACCGACCCTTGGCCGAGGGACCTCTCTGGGAACACCTTGTAGAGGAGAACGGTGAGAACCTGGTAACGGTGGTGAACGCCAACAGCCTCAGGCTGTGCGGGATCAATATCTCCAGGAGGCTTTCTTGGGAGCGGACAGCCCAGGATTTCGAATGGCACGCCTATCACGACCCGGTGATCACTCAGCTGATGAGATCGCGGTACCTGGTGGTGATGTTCGGCATAGAGGGGGCCATTCTCTGCCATAAGGATCAGCAGACGATGATGAACACCCTCTATTACGACCCGATGGTCATGGAGGATGACTACAAGGATGACTGGCCAGGCCAGATGCAGGGCCTAACCTCGGCTTTCGTGTCCGCTCTCACCGCTAGGCTGTTCCAGGATGGAATGGAGGTGATAGGCAAGGGAGTGCAGGACGGGCTCGCCGCGGCAAGGAGACTCTTCCTCCACGGTTACGGAAGTCCACCAGACGAACCAGATTACCTGCTGAAGGAGATCTTCGAGTCCCACCAGACCGATCCACTGTTCACGAGTATCGACATTCCCTCCCTCAGTGAGGGAAAGGGGCGGCATTGGACGATATTGGATGAGCTGGCAGGAGAGGAGCTCGAGGAGATCGCCTATAAGCTGGTGATCGAAGGAGCGGTATCACCCATGATCCGCGTGCCTGTGGCCAGTTTCGGAGAGCTTCGAACGGTGGACCGCACCGAGATCGAGAGCTACAAGAGCATCATGAACCTGCTTGACGAGTACCTCTCCAAGAGGGATGTGACTACACCCCTTTCCATCGCGGTGTTCGGACAACCTGGATCAGGTAAGACATACGGGGTCACTCAGATATCGAAGAGCCTTCAGCCCGATAAGATCGAGAAGCTGGAGTTCAACGTCTCCCAGTTCCGTTCGCTGGATGATCTTGTAAACGCATTCCATAAGGTACAGAGCACTGGACTTGAAGGGAAGATCCCGTTGGTTTTCTTCGACGAGTTTGACTGCTTCTACGGTCAGAGAAAGGGATGGCTCAAGTACTTCCTGGCACCGATGCAGGACGGCATATTCAGGGATGGAGAGACATTCCACCCCATAGGCAAGTCCATTTTCGTTTTCGCTGGTGGGACCAGCCATACCTTCGAGGACTTCTTCACGGAGTACACCGATGAGAACGATTTCAACGACATGGAGGAGGCCCGTCACGCGTGGGAGGAATGGGATCAGTTCTGCGAAGCGAAGGGGCCAGATTTCGTAAGCCGGCTTAGGGGATACGTCAACATCATGGGCATCAATCCGGCCAACAAGACGGATCGATGCTACATGATCAGGAGGGCCATGATCCTCCGATCCATCCTGAGGGCAAAGGCTGGACACATATTCGACAAGGACGGGAAGGCGCTCATCAATCCAGGAGTGATAAGGGCTCTCATCAAGGTCAGGAGATACAAGCACGGCGTCCGCTCAATGGAAGCGGTTATCGACATGTCACTTCTCTCCGATAGGCAAGAGTTCGAGCCGGCCGCCCTGCCCCCTAAGGATCAGCTGTACCTTCATGTTGACGCGGACCACTTCCTGGAACTGGTTCTTGAGGATGAATAG
- a CDS encoding phosphotransferase, which translates to MLEINPRSAVDYLKRIEMTPEDSKPTARPLGGGISNQVIMIEWDDGCLVVKQPREKLNVKMDWPADLRRIHIEADALRTYRRLMEESDLDWASVPAVHHEDFEEHIIAMECIPSEKTEMWKTELLGGDVDIEVAQRLGTLLGKVQFLASKDSRIRSRFSFKEHFDELRIDPYHRTTASRNPDVAKIILKEADRVYSEGMTIVHGDYSPKSILVNRSGRGAQLWLFDMEVAHWGDPSFDTGFMLNHLFIKSVHLTDRREEFIEAAMRFWESYDTCVDWDIEKETVSELGCLMLARVDGKSPIEYLNSAREAQTLKRISKRSLKEGLRSLQDFADIVREEVNQ; encoded by the coding sequence ATGCTGGAGATCAACCCACGATCCGCGGTGGACTATCTGAAACGAATTGAAATGACTCCAGAGGATTCCAAGCCGACCGCAAGACCACTTGGCGGTGGGATTTCCAATCAGGTCATCATGATAGAATGGGACGATGGTTGCCTCGTGGTCAAGCAGCCACGTGAGAAACTCAATGTGAAAATGGATTGGCCGGCTGACCTTCGAAGGATTCATATCGAGGCCGATGCGCTGAGAACATATCGAAGGCTGATGGAGGAATCAGACCTGGACTGGGCCAGTGTTCCGGCGGTACACCACGAGGATTTTGAGGAGCACATCATTGCGATGGAGTGCATACCTAGCGAAAAGACAGAAATGTGGAAGACCGAGCTCCTGGGAGGTGATGTAGATATCGAGGTGGCCCAAAGATTAGGAACTCTATTAGGAAAGGTACAGTTCCTGGCTTCGAAGGATTCCCGTATAAGGTCCAGGTTCTCCTTTAAGGAACACTTCGATGAGCTCAGGATTGATCCCTACCACCGTACCACGGCAAGCAGGAATCCGGACGTTGCCAAAATAATTCTCAAGGAGGCGGATAGGGTGTACTCGGAGGGGATGACCATCGTCCACGGAGATTACAGCCCTAAAAGCATCCTGGTGAACCGCTCTGGACGTGGAGCACAGCTCTGGTTATTCGACATGGAGGTAGCCCATTGGGGAGATCCCTCCTTCGATACGGGATTCATGCTCAACCACCTGTTCATCAAGTCCGTCCATTTGACAGACAGGAGAGAAGAGTTCATAGAGGCGGCCATGAGATTCTGGGAGTCGTACGACACATGCGTCGATTGGGATATTGAGAAGGAGACGGTGAGCGAGCTGGGATGCCTGATGCTGGCCCGAGTTGATGGGAAATCTCCAATCGAATATCTGAACTCAGCTCGAGAGGCGCAAACTCTCAAGCGGATCTCCAAGAGATCGTTGAAGGAGGGCCTGAGATCGCTGCAGGATTTCGCCGATATCGTCAGAGAGGAGGTAAATCAATGA
- the eno gene encoding phosphopyruvate hydratase — translation MTVIREVDAWEVLDSRGNPTVRTMIRTDSGKGIFTVPSGASTGAHEALELRDGGSRMGGKGVRRAVENILKELAPVVQGMDASDQRGIDLALVEKDGTDNLSNLGANAVLGVSGASAHAAANSLGIPLYVHLSDGKPGRIPMPLFQMLNAGVHAQGGIEVQDFSIIPTRAHSLMEAYEIAWAVFNEIRGMVIESGNQPVVGDEGGLSPPLGSIAEAFELVEGGIERAGHSHSRGDVALALDVASTHFWDPASGDYLLESEEKRFSREEWVDQISEWVEDHHIVSVEDPLGEDDWDGWRELTLRIGGRCQVLGDDLLVTNLERLKRAIEEGTANAILIKPNQVGTITGAVAATRKAKEAGFGTVISARSGETCDTTISDLAVGLDAGQLKLGSHIGSGRTSKYNRLLEITKEYGAKYAGFAALSFNGD, via the coding sequence ATGACTGTCATTAGGGAAGTCGATGCCTGGGAGGTCCTCGATTCGAGGGGAAACCCTACGGTCAGGACAATGATCCGAACCGATAGTGGAAAAGGGATATTCACCGTACCTTCTGGTGCTTCAACGGGAGCCCACGAGGCGCTGGAGCTGAGAGATGGCGGATCAAGAATGGGTGGAAAAGGAGTACGCCGGGCTGTCGAAAACATCCTGAAGGAACTTGCGCCTGTGGTACAGGGCATGGATGCATCAGACCAGAGGGGCATAGATCTCGCCCTGGTCGAGAAGGACGGTACTGACAATCTTTCCAACCTGGGAGCAAACGCCGTACTGGGAGTATCTGGAGCGTCAGCTCATGCCGCTGCTAATTCACTGGGCATACCGCTTTACGTCCACTTATCTGACGGGAAACCTGGCAGAATTCCCATGCCCCTGTTCCAGATGCTCAATGCTGGAGTTCATGCCCAGGGGGGCATCGAGGTCCAGGATTTCTCGATCATCCCCACCCGTGCCCATTCTCTCATGGAGGCCTATGAGATTGCCTGGGCGGTCTTCAATGAGATAAGGGGAATGGTCATCGAATCCGGTAACCAGCCTGTGGTGGGAGACGAAGGCGGCCTTTCGCCACCGCTGGGAAGTATTGCTGAAGCGTTCGAGCTTGTTGAGGGAGGCATCGAGAGGGCAGGGCACAGCCATTCGCGGGGTGACGTAGCTCTGGCGTTGGACGTTGCATCAACACATTTCTGGGATCCTGCTTCTGGCGATTACCTGTTGGAGAGCGAGGAAAAGAGGTTCTCCAGAGAAGAATGGGTCGATCAAATCAGTGAGTGGGTCGAGGACCATCACATCGTTTCCGTCGAAGACCCCTTAGGAGAGGATGACTGGGATGGCTGGAGAGAGCTCACACTCAGGATCGGTGGTAGATGTCAGGTGCTTGGTGACGACCTTCTCGTCACCAACCTGGAGCGGCTGAAAAGAGCAATAGAGGAGGGGACAGCCAATGCCATTCTGATCAAGCCCAACCAGGTTGGAACGATTACCGGTGCGGTGGCGGCCACAAGAAAAGCAAAGGAGGCAGGCTTTGGAACTGTCATATCGGCAAGGTCGGGGGAAACCTGTGACACGACCATATCCGACCTAGCAGTAGGTCTCGACGCCGGGCAGTTAAAGCTCGGCTCTCACATAGGCTCCGGGAGAACATCGAAGTACAATCGGCTCTTGGAAATCACCAAAGAATACGGAGCGAAATATGCGGGATTCGCAGCCCTTTCCTTTAACGGCGATTAA